The Kaistella daneshvariae genomic sequence GCGGTTCCATGGGCAAACGTCCTGGCAAATGTCGCAGCCAAACATCCAATCTTCCATTTTCCCCTGAAAACTTTCGGGAATATCGTTTTTTAATTCGATGGTCGCATACGAAATACATTTGCTGCCGTCGATTATTCGTTCAGAAACAATGGCGTCGGTCGGGCAGGCGTCGATGCATTTTCTGCAGCTTCCACAGTGATCCGTCGTTGGCGCATCGGTTTTTAATTCAAGATCGCAGATGATTTCCGCTAAAAAATAAAAGGAGCCGGTTTGTTTAGTTATTAAATTGGCGTTTTTTCCCACCCAGCCAATTCCGGACTTTCTTGCCCAACTGCGTTCTAAAATCGGCGCGGAATCTGTAAAAACCCGGCAGTCGAAATCACCGATTTCCTCCCGAAGTTCCTGAACCATGTCGCGCAGTATTTCTTTAATGATTTCATGATAATCCTGTCCGTAAGCGTATTTCGAGATTTTCAACTGCCCGAAATCGCTTAAATCTTTTTCAGGAAAATAATTATATGAAAGCGAAATGACAGATTTAGAACCTTCCACGAGCAAACGCGGATCGAGCCTTTTATCGAAATAATTTTCCATATAAGACATTTCCCCGTGGAAATTATTTTTCAAATAATTTTCGAAAGGCTGCGCATCTTCTGCCAAAAAATCGGCGCGCGAAATTCCACAACTTTGAAACCCAAACTTTTCAGCTTTGGATTTGATCAGCTTCGCGTATATTTCGGCACTTTCGGGCATCATTTGTAGTGCAAAACTAACATTATTTTATAAATTTGTTCATCATTAATTCTAACTTTAAAATGAATCATATGTCAGTAGAAGAAATTTTAAAAAGCGGAAATTACCATTTAATCGATGTTCGCGAACCAATGGAACTCGAAATGGATGGCCATATTGACGACGCGGTAAATATTCCTTTAGGTGAAATTGAAAGCCGCCAGGACGAAATTGAAAATCTCAACGGACCGAAAATCTTTTTCTGCCGCAGCGGAAACCGAAGCGGAAAAGCAGTGGACTACTTCAAATCAAAAGGTCATAATGACGTATATAACGGCGGCGGCTATAATGATGTAAGACAAAGCCTTGAAAGCATTTCATAAAAATTACCGGTTTAAAGCCGGTTTTTTTTGTGCCAATAGCGCCGAATATTCTGTCGCAAGGAAAGTCTGCCAAAATGTAAATGATTGTTTAATTTTTTGATATTTATTCGCTTGAAACATAATGTTTTAGGGAACATGTTGAGCTTTGCATACAAAAATTACCTGCTATTTGGCACGATTTTGACAAGGTTTGCCATGTAAAACTTAAAATTTAAAATTATGAATTCAATTAAAAAATCAATCCTTGCATTAGGTGTAATGACCGCAGGATTAGTAAGTGCTCAGAGTGCTGACATGAACAATATGATTAAAATTGGGGTGAACGGAGGAATCGCAGTTCCGGCTGAAAATGCAGGTGGAAATTTAGGTTTAGACGTTGCTTACCAAAATCTGGTAACTCCTGGCTTCGGTTTGGGTATCGCTTCAGGTTACAGCCATTTCTTTGGTAGAGATGACAATGGCATCAACAACAACGATTTCGGTGTAGTTCCTGTAGCAGCTTTAATTAGAGTTTATCCTAAACAAACCGGTTTCTATCTTGGGACAGACCTAGGTTACGGTTTCATCGTGGGTGATGACAAAGTGGCAAG encodes the following:
- a CDS encoding rhodanese-like domain-containing protein produces the protein MSVEEILKSGNYHLIDVREPMELEMDGHIDDAVNIPLGEIESRQDEIENLNGPKIFFCRSGNRSGKAVDYFKSKGHNDVYNGGGYNDVRQSLESIS
- the queG gene encoding tRNA epoxyqueuosine(34) reductase QueG; the protein is MPESAEIYAKLIKSKAEKFGFQSCGISRADFLAEDAQPFENYLKNNFHGEMSYMENYFDKRLDPRLLVEGSKSVISLSYNYFPEKDLSDFGQLKISKYAYGQDYHEIIKEILRDMVQELREEIGDFDCRVFTDSAPILERSWARKSGIGWVGKNANLITKQTGSFYFLAEIICDLELKTDAPTTDHCGSCRKCIDACPTDAIVSERIIDGSKCISYATIELKNDIPESFQGKMEDWMFGCDICQDVCPWNRFSKPHQQEKFKPNPLLQTLKKSQWQELSQDLFSEIFKKSPVKRAKFSGLKRNIDFITQDSDVVDFKANLKL